A genomic window from Salvia splendens isolate huo1 chromosome 11, SspV2, whole genome shotgun sequence includes:
- the LOC121754784 gene encoding formin-like protein 10, producing the protein MEMEVMMPSPTPDFNFDSASTTPYMSTSTTPYMSAPPAPPSPSSGNPPPRPPLLRPLPPRRRALPRRQNQAPQTPPRNLYSPSNSPRKNIFSPRHKSRDHDVDPFAAAINHTTKEASTDRRGRDRTTRNKGSSSRSLSPFRVSDLLFEPENETTHHNQSKPNTTSVFSSSFWYKKWKIKDLLLFRSASESRAKDKDNMKQYSKLKKPETTLNRNDDVKNSSFRSTESVGSVSSRRRTGPPISAHELHYTVNRAFSEEMRRRTSLPYKQGLLGCLGFNPAPPEISKGAASMPRV; encoded by the exons ATGGAGATGGAGGTGATGATGCCTTCCCCCACCCCCGACTTCAACTTCGACAGCGCCTCCACCACCCCTTACATGAGCACCTCCACCACCCCCTACATGAGCGCCCCTCCAGCCCCTCCATCCCCTTCCTCTGGGAATCCTCCCCCG CGGCCACCTCTCCTCCGCCCCCTCCCTCCCCGCCGACGAGCTCTTCCACGCCGGCAAAATCAAGCCCCTCAAACCCCTCCCCGCAACCTCTACTCCCCCTCCAACTCCCCACGCAAGAACATCTTCTCCCCCCGCCACAAATCCAGGGACCACGACGTCGACCCCTTCGCCGCCGCAATCAATCACACCACAAAAGAAGCCAGCACCGACAGAAGAGGAAGAGACAGAACCACCAGAAACAAAGGCTCCTCCTCGCGATCGCTCTCCCCCTTCCGCGTCTCCGACCTCTTATTCGAGCCCGAAAACGAAACCACGCATCATAATCAAtcgaaaccgaacaccacctcaGTGTTCTCCTCGTCGTTCTGGTACAAGAAGTGGAAGATCAAAGACCTCCTGCTATTCAGAAGCGCGTCGGAGAGCCGCGCCAAGGATAAGGACAATATGAAGCAGTACTCGAAGCTGAAGAAGCCGGAGACGACGCTGAATCGAAACGACGACGTAAAGAACTCCAGCTTCAGATCGACGGAGAGCGTCGGGTCCGTCTCGAGCCGGAGAAGGACGGGGCCGCCGATCTCCGCGCATGAGCTGCATTACACCGTCAACAGAGCCTTTTCCGAGGAGATGAGGCGGCGGACGTCGCTGCCCTACAAGCAGGGATTGCTCGGCTGCTTAGGCTTTAATCCGGCGCCGCCGGAGATCTCCAAAGGCGCCGCTTCTATGCCGCGCGTTTGA